From a region of the Mycobacterium sp. SMC-8 genome:
- a CDS encoding FAD-dependent oxidoreductase: MPLEADQKERLTMEYRQLLREGRINGMRTKNRIIAGPMEKAMANRDGSLNQRYIDYVVERARGGAGLINVESTYVDPRGLGNPFQIGCHDDHVVPQLTRLATLLHDEGAKLSMELYFAGRQSASTASLRQPLAPSVVPCTFFDPVPIPREMTLEDIREVVQAFARAAQRCVDAGVDMIHLHGAHGYVLGQFLSPWSNQRTDEYGGSEENRARLALEVLAAVREVVGPDYPIGYRISLDEFLEGGLTPELTIPFCLRLVDAGIDLLDVTGGIYETGGQIFHGPEQRRGGFVAMAAELKRAVQGRVPVSVTQKLGDPDFAEEVMAREDFDYISMTRAFHADPHFVRKIQEGRPADINRCIGCHTCLNLFFGRKVAHCAVNPHTTFERTRAIRPAGRRRDVVVVGGGPGGMTAARILARQGHHVTLYEASSQLGGQLNHASKVAEDYGYFVTWLTHQMDKLHVDVRLNQQVTVDDLLNMPVDAVVIATGAAGGHDYAGGDHGVPSYTLFDAFNRPAQEWDGSIVVSGADAESCYLTLHLATSGAHITLVDPNAELAVNKDNPARGLLQAQIEALPNVEFLPESTTEEIGTGFVRIQQKGEYRTLKADSVVIGGRVAENSLYESLMARDHTLEVHQVGDCVRPRDIHDAVHEAALAAEEIRVRLDADALRPVP; encoded by the coding sequence GTGCCGCTTGAAGCCGACCAGAAAGAAAGGCTCACCATGGAGTATCGACAGCTGCTGCGCGAAGGCCGAATCAACGGGATGCGTACGAAGAACCGGATCATCGCGGGCCCGATGGAAAAGGCCATGGCGAATCGGGATGGAAGTTTGAATCAGCGCTACATCGACTACGTCGTCGAGCGTGCGCGTGGCGGGGCCGGACTCATCAACGTCGAATCGACGTATGTCGATCCGCGTGGGTTGGGCAATCCCTTTCAGATCGGATGCCACGACGACCACGTTGTGCCGCAGTTGACTCGGCTCGCCACCCTTCTGCATGACGAGGGTGCCAAACTCTCGATGGAGCTCTACTTCGCGGGCCGACAGTCAGCATCGACGGCGAGCCTGCGGCAACCCTTGGCGCCATCGGTCGTGCCGTGCACGTTTTTCGACCCGGTACCTATCCCGCGAGAGATGACCCTCGAGGACATCCGGGAAGTCGTTCAGGCCTTCGCGCGCGCCGCCCAGAGGTGCGTGGACGCAGGAGTGGACATGATCCATCTGCACGGCGCGCACGGCTACGTGCTGGGCCAGTTCCTGTCGCCATGGAGCAATCAGCGCACAGATGAGTACGGAGGAAGCGAAGAGAACCGTGCCCGTCTGGCCCTAGAGGTGCTCGCGGCGGTCCGCGAGGTTGTGGGTCCGGATTACCCGATCGGATACCGCATCTCGCTCGACGAGTTCCTGGAGGGAGGCCTCACTCCCGAACTCACGATTCCTTTCTGTCTGCGGCTCGTTGACGCAGGCATTGATCTGTTGGACGTCACGGGTGGGATCTATGAGACCGGCGGTCAGATTTTCCACGGTCCAGAGCAGCGGCGCGGCGGATTCGTTGCCATGGCGGCCGAGTTGAAGCGAGCGGTGCAAGGCCGCGTTCCGGTGAGTGTCACCCAGAAGCTCGGTGATCCCGACTTCGCTGAAGAGGTGATGGCGCGAGAAGATTTCGACTACATCTCGATGACGCGCGCCTTCCATGCCGATCCACACTTCGTGCGCAAGATTCAAGAAGGCCGGCCCGCCGACATCAACCGCTGTATCGGATGCCACACCTGCTTGAACCTCTTCTTTGGCCGCAAGGTGGCACATTGCGCCGTTAATCCACATACGACTTTCGAACGAACCCGCGCGATTCGGCCGGCCGGACGACGCCGCGATGTTGTCGTGGTGGGAGGTGGTCCCGGAGGGATGACTGCCGCACGCATTCTGGCGCGTCAAGGTCACCACGTGACCCTTTACGAAGCCTCGTCTCAGTTGGGAGGGCAGCTCAACCATGCCTCGAAGGTGGCCGAAGATTACGGGTACTTTGTCACATGGCTGACGCATCAGATGGACAAGCTGCACGTCGACGTGCGTCTCAATCAGCAAGTGACAGTTGACGATCTGCTGAACATGCCTGTCGACGCGGTGGTCATCGCCACAGGCGCTGCGGGCGGGCATGACTACGCCGGCGGTGACCATGGTGTTCCCAGCTATACGCTCTTCGACGCCTTCAACCGGCCGGCGCAGGAATGGGACGGGAGCATCGTCGTCTCGGGAGCAGACGCGGAAAGTTGCTACCTGACGCTCCACCTTGCCACCAGCGGTGCGCACATCACCTTGGTCGACCCGAACGCGGAGTTGGCGGTGAACAAGGACAATCCAGCGCGCGGGCTTCTTCAAGCCCAGATCGAAGCGCTGCCGAACGTCGAGTTCCTTCCCGAAAGCACTACCGAGGAGATCGGAACCGGGTTCGTTCGCATCCAACAGAAGGGCGAGTACCGAACGCTCAAAGCGGACTCGGTCGTCATCGGAGGTCGTGTCGCCGAGAATTCGCTCTATGAGTCCCTCATGGCCCGCGACCACACATTGGAGGTTCATCAGGTGGGCGACTGTGTGCGCCCGCGCGACATCCACGACGCTGTGCATGAGGCGGCGCTGGCCGCGGAAGAGATCCGAGTGCGTCTTGACGCCGACGCCCTTCGCCCGGTGCCCTGA
- a CDS encoding GntR family transcriptional regulator: protein MDSRSRKDLRTRLAATLRGWIASQQVGELLPSVRSVAETVGVHRATVHAAFAALESEGLVARKENGRFVCASATPQSVDALLAEAADAALRSGMSEEDFTALARRSFENRSIHEVRVVFVRHESDFAIDAELLSHLLAHPVQAVTLDAVEPTPNTVFVATVAHVSAVRARVSGVNDTFSVGLALDTDLRLAVCELPTAARVGIATHDDSEYRYVCSRLAEIRPDLQVELTGRDSLSKECELRLDVLLHSADVPAPSTNDRVALRQYRTGITSNELAFLKARLMTPDSAKATADGFNRQRTESATD from the coding sequence GTGGACTCACGCTCCAGGAAGGATTTGCGGACACGGCTCGCTGCGACACTGAGAGGTTGGATCGCAAGCCAGCAGGTGGGCGAACTTCTGCCCTCAGTTCGAAGCGTGGCGGAGACCGTTGGTGTCCATCGCGCGACGGTGCACGCCGCATTCGCCGCGCTGGAAAGCGAAGGGTTGGTGGCAAGGAAAGAGAACGGTCGATTCGTCTGCGCGTCGGCGACCCCGCAGAGCGTCGACGCCTTACTCGCTGAGGCCGCGGACGCCGCGCTGCGAAGTGGGATGTCGGAGGAGGATTTCACCGCCCTTGCTCGCAGGTCATTCGAGAACCGGTCCATCCACGAGGTTCGTGTCGTGTTCGTCCGTCACGAATCGGACTTCGCCATCGACGCCGAACTGTTGTCGCACTTACTTGCCCACCCTGTCCAAGCAGTAACACTCGACGCCGTTGAACCCACGCCCAACACCGTGTTCGTCGCTACCGTCGCACACGTGTCCGCCGTGCGAGCCCGCGTCAGCGGCGTCAACGACACCTTCTCAGTAGGCCTCGCTCTGGATACCGATCTACGACTGGCGGTGTGCGAGCTACCGACGGCGGCCCGCGTTGGGATCGCGACTCACGACGACTCGGAATACCGCTACGTATGTAGCCGACTCGCTGAAATCCGGCCCGACTTGCAGGTTGAGCTGACTGGCCGCGATTCCCTTTCGAAGGAGTGCGAGTTGCGTCTGGACGTCCTGCTACATTCCGCCGACGTCCCGGCCCCCTCGACCAACGACCGCGTTGCACTTCGCCAATATCGCACTGGAATCACCTCGAACGAACTCGCCTTCCTCAAGGCCAGATTGATGACGCCGGACTCGGCCAAGGCGACGGCGGACGGCTTCAATCGGCAGAGGACAGAATCAGCGACCGACTGA
- a CDS encoding aminotransferase class I/II-fold pyridoxal phosphate-dependent enzyme, whose product MSLEEIPFGHTAWSAPYRSVASHVLSSSVVAPMSLHELAVLTDVDTTEFINPTTVFDYGPTGGSVELREAVVSGMPGLIPDNVAISSGAGDALATVARLLCVSDRHVIVSLPSHESVVSIARASGVDVTFVPPPLSVDDILPHIRPNTAAAFLSSPQTPTGQVVPAESLTRLAQELARHGGLLIVDEVFRGVPMGVPAVPLPVASLAPNGVSIGSLSKVHGLPGLRLGWVAGPTLLVDDVRSMQRWTSRMPSTTSELIAILALRNADALLGRARSLIYDSFAEFAALVDHEPGLVDLCLPDGGTTAFPAIHVPNADAWCNSVAEEYGLLLAPGGICFGMPGRFRINLGLRPEVRSAAFPILARALAHARQLQT is encoded by the coding sequence ATGTCACTTGAAGAGATTCCGTTCGGCCACACGGCGTGGTCAGCGCCATACAGATCCGTCGCCTCGCACGTTCTCAGTTCCAGCGTCGTCGCGCCGATGTCGCTGCACGAGCTGGCTGTGCTGACCGACGTCGACACCACCGAGTTCATCAACCCGACAACGGTATTCGATTACGGACCCACTGGTGGAAGTGTCGAGCTGCGCGAGGCCGTGGTCAGTGGGATGCCCGGCTTGATACCGGACAACGTTGCTATCAGCTCCGGAGCCGGTGACGCGCTGGCGACAGTGGCGCGTCTGTTGTGCGTTTCGGACCGGCATGTCATAGTCTCGCTGCCCAGTCACGAAAGCGTAGTCTCGATCGCGCGTGCGAGCGGTGTCGATGTCACATTCGTGCCACCGCCCCTGTCTGTGGACGACATCCTGCCTCATATCCGGCCGAACACCGCAGCAGCCTTTCTGAGTTCTCCACAGACCCCAACGGGCCAAGTCGTCCCTGCGGAATCCCTGACACGTCTCGCGCAAGAGCTCGCCCGTCACGGCGGCTTGCTGATCGTCGACGAAGTATTTCGGGGTGTGCCCATGGGTGTCCCCGCAGTACCTTTGCCTGTGGCTTCGCTTGCGCCCAACGGAGTCTCAATCGGTAGCCTGTCGAAGGTCCACGGGTTGCCCGGACTCCGTTTGGGTTGGGTCGCCGGCCCCACGTTGCTGGTCGACGATGTGCGGTCCATGCAGCGGTGGACGTCACGAATGCCATCGACGACGTCTGAACTGATAGCAATTTTGGCATTGCGGAACGCCGATGCACTCTTAGGTCGGGCCCGCTCGCTGATCTACGACAGTTTCGCTGAGTTCGCCGCTCTGGTCGACCATGAGCCGGGACTGGTAGACCTTTGCCTTCCCGACGGCGGTACTACCGCCTTTCCGGCCATCCACGTGCCCAATGCGGACGCGTGGTGTAACAGCGTCGCCGAAGAGTACGGACTGTTGCTGGCGCCAGGAGGAATTTGCTTCGGAATGCCGGGCAGATTCCGCATCAACCTCGGCTTGCGGCCTGAGGTACGCTCCGCGGCGTTTCCGATCCTCGCGCGTGCGCTGGCACACGCGCGTCAACTTCAAACGTGA
- a CDS encoding phosphoenolpyruvate hydrolase family protein, which translates to MSGRVLRVLRDEIATGRVIIGAGAGTGLSAKCAEAGGADLIVIYNSGRYRMAGRGSLSGLMPYGDANAVVLDMAREILTVVDHTPVLAGVCGTDPFRDMGVFLRQLADLGFAGVQNFPTVGLIDGTFRLNLEETGMSYSLEVEMVRHASELGLLTAPYVFTPDDAKAMAEAGADILVAHMGLTRSGTIGAQTSRSLDECVTAVQAIAEAGRAVDSDILVLCHGGPIVEPADVQYVLDRTQGVSGFFGASSVERIPTEEAITGQMRKLKASSPAGRARL; encoded by the coding sequence ATGAGCGGTCGCGTGTTACGTGTCCTGCGAGATGAGATCGCGACAGGACGCGTGATCATCGGCGCGGGCGCTGGAACCGGGCTGTCCGCCAAGTGTGCCGAAGCTGGTGGAGCAGACCTGATCGTCATCTACAACTCCGGTCGCTACAGGATGGCCGGACGTGGATCGCTGTCGGGCCTCATGCCCTACGGCGATGCCAATGCGGTGGTCTTGGATATGGCCCGCGAGATCCTCACTGTTGTAGACCACACTCCGGTCCTGGCCGGCGTCTGCGGCACCGATCCCTTTCGCGACATGGGTGTGTTCTTGCGCCAACTCGCTGACCTCGGTTTCGCCGGAGTGCAGAACTTTCCCACTGTCGGATTGATTGACGGTACCTTCCGCCTGAACCTGGAGGAGACCGGTATGAGCTACAGCCTGGAAGTCGAGATGGTGCGGCATGCCAGTGAGTTGGGTCTGCTCACGGCTCCCTATGTGTTCACACCTGACGACGCCAAAGCCATGGCAGAGGCCGGCGCCGATATCCTCGTGGCGCATATGGGGTTGACCCGGTCCGGCACGATCGGAGCCCAAACATCGAGATCGCTCGACGAGTGCGTGACGGCCGTTCAAGCGATCGCCGAAGCGGGGCGCGCTGTCGACTCCGACATTCTCGTGCTTTGTCACGGCGGGCCGATTGTCGAACCGGCGGATGTGCAATACGTCCTTGACCGGACCCAGGGTGTGAGTGGGTTCTTCGGCGCATCAAGCGTCGAGAGGATCCCGACCGAAGAAGCAATTACCGGGCAGATGCGCAAACTCAAGGCCAGCTCGCCGGCAGGGCGCGCTCGGCTCTAG
- a CDS encoding Tm-1-like ATP-binding domain-containing protein yields MKKIVLVGSLDTKGREYAYLRDRLYDNGVDVIVIDAGVQDPVGIEADHSNQVVAELAGTSLTELRERGDRAEALNKMAAGAGVLLRRLHAEGHLDAVAGLGGTGGSTLVSAAMRELPVGTPKLLVSTVASGDTRAYVGNTDITMMNSIVDIAGINRISAKILNNAAAAAAGLAKRTEVPSSGHGRVIGATMFGLTTPCVTAAREYLEARGYEVLVFHATGAGGQALEGLIDAGLVDGMLDTTTTELADNLVGGVFSAGPDRLTAAGRRGIPQVVSVGAVDMVNFGPEDTVPERFSTRRFHRHNATVTLMRTTPSENELIGKEIASKVNAATGPSAVYFPLRGVSGIDVEGGSFFWPEADAALEKALSENLNPEIPLEVLDMTLNDPEFGVAMASRLHDLMQVAYPDIRERHS; encoded by the coding sequence GTGAAGAAGATAGTGCTGGTCGGTTCGCTCGACACGAAGGGTCGCGAGTATGCGTACTTGCGAGATCGGCTGTACGACAATGGCGTTGATGTGATCGTTATTGATGCCGGCGTGCAGGATCCCGTCGGGATAGAAGCCGATCACAGTAACCAAGTAGTCGCTGAGCTTGCGGGAACGTCGCTCACGGAGCTTCGCGAGCGTGGAGACCGTGCCGAAGCACTCAACAAGATGGCGGCAGGCGCGGGCGTTCTTCTGCGGCGACTCCACGCCGAAGGCCATCTCGATGCGGTCGCCGGGCTTGGGGGCACGGGAGGTTCGACTCTTGTCAGCGCCGCGATGCGCGAGTTGCCGGTAGGCACGCCGAAACTCCTTGTGTCTACCGTTGCCTCTGGAGACACGCGGGCCTACGTGGGCAATACCGATATCACCATGATGAACTCGATAGTGGATATCGCCGGAATCAATCGGATCAGCGCGAAGATCCTCAACAACGCCGCGGCTGCAGCGGCCGGACTGGCGAAACGCACTGAAGTGCCGAGCTCGGGTCATGGGCGCGTTATCGGAGCGACCATGTTCGGCCTCACCACTCCTTGCGTCACTGCCGCCCGTGAGTACCTCGAGGCTCGTGGGTATGAAGTTCTCGTGTTTCATGCCACGGGGGCGGGCGGCCAGGCGCTCGAAGGCCTCATCGATGCCGGACTTGTGGACGGCATGTTGGACACAACCACCACCGAGTTGGCCGACAACCTCGTGGGCGGTGTCTTTTCCGCCGGACCGGATCGCCTGACGGCCGCTGGACGGCGCGGTATACCGCAGGTCGTTTCCGTCGGAGCCGTCGATATGGTGAACTTCGGCCCAGAAGATACTGTGCCAGAGAGGTTTTCGACACGTCGATTCCATCGGCACAATGCTACGGTTACCTTGATGCGGACCACTCCGTCGGAAAACGAGCTGATCGGTAAGGAAATTGCGTCGAAGGTTAATGCCGCGACTGGGCCTTCGGCGGTGTATTTTCCGTTACGGGGAGTGTCGGGCATTGACGTGGAAGGCGGGAGTTTCTTCTGGCCCGAAGCCGACGCAGCACTTGAGAAGGCGCTGTCAGAGAATCTCAACCCCGAGATTCCGCTGGAAGTGCTCGACATGACTCTGAATGATCCCGAGTTCGGCGTCGCAATGGCGTCGCGGCTACACGATCTGATGCAGGTGGCGTATCCAGATATTCGCGAAAGGCATTCATGA
- a CDS encoding IS630 family transposase, whose product MPSSALVISSEDRVTLESWTRSTTASAGHVERARIVLAVADGAGTSGAARQVGVSRPTVIKWRDRFAAYGIDGLADEPRSGRPKTVDDAAILAATLEPPPEVLAVTHWSSRLLGKHLGVGDATVARAWRRYGVKPWRRETFKFSTDPELEAKVRDVIGLYLNPPTNAIVLCVDEKSQIQALNRTQPILPLRPGLPEKATHDYQRNGTATLFAALEIATGKVTDRCYERHGKAEFLDFLKAVARAYPRRKLHVVCDNYHTHKHADINAWLDKNPRVTLHFTPTSGSWLNMVEVFFSIITRQAIRRGSFNSVKELMAAIAAFIQGWNQRCHPFVWTKSADDILPHTRKPNSDARH is encoded by the coding sequence ATGCCGTCATCTGCGCTGGTGATCAGTTCTGAGGATCGCGTGACGTTGGAGTCGTGGACGCGGTCGACGACGGCATCTGCCGGTCATGTCGAGCGGGCCCGGATCGTGCTGGCGGTGGCTGATGGTGCCGGCACCTCTGGCGCAGCCCGGCAGGTGGGAGTCTCGCGACCGACGGTGATCAAATGGCGGGATCGATTCGCCGCGTACGGGATTGATGGACTTGCCGACGAGCCTCGCAGCGGTCGACCCAAGACTGTCGACGACGCGGCGATCCTGGCAGCCACCCTGGAGCCGCCGCCGGAGGTTCTGGCGGTCACCCACTGGTCGAGTCGACTGCTCGGTAAACACCTCGGCGTGGGGGACGCCACGGTCGCCCGGGCCTGGCGCCGTTACGGGGTCAAACCCTGGCGCCGGGAGACCTTCAAGTTCTCCACCGACCCGGAGCTGGAGGCCAAGGTCCGCGACGTAATCGGCCTCTACTTGAACCCGCCGACCAACGCGATCGTGTTGTGCGTAGATGAAAAGTCCCAGATTCAAGCCCTCAACCGGACCCAGCCGATCCTGCCGCTGCGTCCCGGGTTGCCCGAAAAAGCGACCCATGACTACCAGCGCAACGGCACCGCCACCTTGTTTGCCGCACTCGAGATCGCCACCGGCAAGGTGACCGACCGCTGCTATGAGCGGCACGGCAAAGCGGAGTTCCTCGACTTCCTCAAAGCGGTCGCCCGCGCTTACCCCCGACGGAAACTGCACGTGGTGTGCGACAACTACCACACCCACAAGCATGCCGACATCAACGCCTGGCTGGACAAGAACCCCCGCGTGACACTGCATTTCACGCCGACCTCAGGATCCTGGCTGAACATGGTCGAGGTGTTCTTCTCGATCATCACCCGCCAAGCCATCCGCCGTGGCTCGTTCAACAGCGTCAAAGAACTGATGGCCGCCATCGCCGCGTTCATCCAAGGCTGGAATCAGCGCTGCCACCCATTCGTGTGGACCAAATCCGCAGACGACATCCTGCCCCATACCCGTAAACCAAATTCAGACGCGAGACACTAG
- a CDS encoding response regulator, whose translation MRIVLAEDAPLLRAGIVSVLESDGHKVCAAVESADELRAAARTHAPDVVITDVRMPPTHTDEGIGIAIELRRATPGLPVVILSQYTSVGSLDQLLDRTADTGRGGLGYLLKDRVAHVRHFLDAVRDIAAGSMIIDPDIVVALVGASRRKGVLSALTPREEEVLGLMAQGLTNAQIAQRLVVSEAAVRKHVGGIFAKLPLSDDGDRRVLAVLTYLSEF comes from the coding sequence CTGAGGATCGTCCTCGCCGAGGACGCCCCGCTGCTGCGCGCCGGGATCGTCAGCGTCCTGGAATCGGACGGCCATAAGGTGTGCGCGGCGGTCGAATCGGCCGACGAGCTGCGCGCCGCGGCGCGGACTCATGCCCCGGACGTGGTGATCACCGACGTCCGGATGCCGCCTACGCACACCGATGAGGGCATCGGGATTGCGATCGAACTCCGGCGGGCCACACCCGGCCTTCCGGTGGTCATCCTGTCGCAATACACCTCGGTGGGCTCACTGGACCAACTGCTCGATCGCACCGCTGACACCGGCCGCGGCGGTCTCGGCTACCTCCTCAAAGACCGAGTCGCGCATGTCCGCCACTTCCTCGACGCGGTCCGTGACATCGCCGCCGGATCCATGATCATCGACCCTGATATCGTCGTCGCCCTCGTCGGCGCCTCGCGCAGGAAAGGCGTGCTGTCGGCGCTGACACCCCGCGAGGAGGAAGTCCTCGGACTCATGGCCCAGGGCCTGACCAACGCCCAGATCGCACAGCGGCTCGTCGTGTCCGAGGCGGCGGTGCGCAAGCACGTCGGCGGCATCTTCGCGAAGCTCCCGCTCTCCGACGACGGCGACCGCCGAGTCCTCGCGGTGCTGACCTACCTCAGCGAGTTCTGA